A DNA window from Paramormyrops kingsleyae isolate MSU_618 chromosome 10, PKINGS_0.4, whole genome shotgun sequence contains the following coding sequences:
- the cysltr3 gene encoding cysteinyl leukotriene receptor 1 — MTAPWFTSQPSSVTNASDLFETGISQSYNETCSSSDSFKFLAYTFTYCIAFPVGLLCNIVALFVFLCLTPKKSANTVFTTNLALSDIGFSLTLPFRLVYYLRGGQWDFPDWLCRWCIFSFYLNLYTSVLFLTGLSVLRCIAVLHPMRNKSLITVRRATRACLGIWAFVAISSVPFLFSGINEREGKIRCFEPSGLGSWKRILVMNYVALTFGFLLPFLTILVCYSSIMRKLIKNGRKVKQRKTSKQRAIRLMAVILATFLLCFLPYHVWKGKASFSP, encoded by the exons CTCCCTGGTTCACATCTCAGCCCTCCTCCGTGACCAACGCCTCGGACCTGTTTGAGACGGGGATCTCACAGTCTTACAACGAAACATGCAGCAGTAGTGATAGCTTTAAGTTTCTGGCTTATACTTTCACGTACTGCATTGCTTTCCCTGTGGGTCTTCTCTGCAACATAGTCGCCCTTTTCGTGTTCTTATGCCTGACGCCTAAAAAATCTGCCAACACCGTCTTCACCACCAACCTGGCCCTGTCGGACATAGGCTTCTCCCTCACCCTGCCGTTCCGGCTGGTGTACTATCTGCGAGGCGGCCAGTGGGACTTCCCCGATTGGCTGTGTCGCTGGTGCATCTTCTCCTTCTACTTGAATCTCTACACCAGCGTGTTGTTCCTCACGGGGCTCAGCGTGCTACGCTGCATCGCTGTACTACACCCCATGCGTAACAAGTCCCTCATCACGGTCCGACGGGCCACCAGAGCCTGCTTGGGGATCTGGGCATTTGTGGCCATCTCTTCTGTACCGTTCCTCTTCTCTGGGATCAATGAGCGTGAGGGGAAGATCCGTTGCTTCGAGCCCAGTGGCTTAGGCTCCTGGAAGCGGATCCTGGTCATGAATTACGTCGCCCTGACCTTCGGCTTCCTGCTGCCCTTCCTTACCATCCTGGTGTGCTACAGCTCCATCATGCGCAAGCTCATTAAGAACGGCCGGAAAGTCAAACAGCGCAAGACAAGCAAGCAGAGGGCCATCAGACTGATGGCAGTGATCCTGGCCACGTTTCTGCTTTGTTTCCTGCCCTACCACGTG TGGAAAGGCAAAGCCAGTTTCAGTCCCTAG
- the LOC111836326 gene encoding RPA-related protein RADX isoform X3 codes for MLRDVFVVAKMAAAVSSRPGCFFQRTLSSLGNAPSHSEFTRMCREPLYLISIDRYIKDLTFGIHFPQAVNSSENLYDATVSDGDCKLRVTIHPSLNSLVESNTLRCGCQLRNVTFSVGGERKSQRGGCHTYGVVNLTVDSEAGEDAALDALCGIDIDALPWFGSDGDGPCLLPLRAQRSSYLPLWNNQDYNGEMWRDGPPGSASNTDSDTEEDMEDLHPTVTIQKIRRSFRSRSRVAKGVLLVRILRKSRLVYYGKSERNCECAYKTVLEVADRTGLASVVLWNTLCIEWYRSLHPGQLLRLSQYRVKESYLSRMGESQEADIEISVNSRNPTAHISVIPQTEDFPQLLLPDISYSFYCGIDLLNCSTGATCDVIGLVVFVGRPERIKSKESQGAELWEYRWLQLEDGTTDFPIVIQLFSTSQPEIHCRIHPMSIVVCTNMQLVKTAPDRLSSFQYLTSTTFTQVYCTGSGHHSAMPYRRLRPVRRFIQWAQTVDESRLLGRVVVGGFFTYPPLPVSLEQFLKSKKGEPALVSGAELRREAERLQYREMRRFAVQATITAVSHSGTGGLDHSGAVPDPATQWIPVIPGCSGTYPEPNSLQTSVKLSPRSPRLRARSGSVQNGSAAKTKLFGSMEPPRKRLALPLRPTEESNTEEEADIDFTLWDASMEFLEKEDDEEDEADEEQAGSVGIVHPDPVGLHTSQCPTLGVALAPRETVPRQFHPQRREVQMAAAGLQPGRLQDTLPCGKLDTFAPSAFYSGHYTLALRALTDSVSVNALFLPASPGNLHWCPYPQPHSNSWEDILSHGGFSPSSPPPAPSDLVATATELTSKRLLCVLEVCQLGRARLEVVLTRAFAAEYIMGFGSCWPLGHRT; via the exons ATGCTGCGTGATGTTTTCGTTGTGGCCAAGATGGCCGCTGCAGTTTCAAGTCGTCCTGGTTGTTTCTTTCAACGGACGTTATCTTCGCTGGGCAATGCCCCCTCTCATTCAGAATTCACCAGGATGTGCAGAGAGCCACTGTATCTAATATCTATTGACCGATACATTAAAGACTTGACTTTTGGAATACATTTCCCACAAGCCGTTAACTCCTCGGAGAACCTGTACGATGCCACGGTGAGCGACGGCGACTGCAAACTGCGGGTCACCATTCATCCGAGTCTCAACTCACTAGTGGAAAGTAACACGCTGCGATGCGGCTGCCAGCTGCGAAATGTGACCTTTTCTGTTGGCGGGGAGAGAAAGAGTCAAAGGGGCGGCTGTCACACTTACGGGGTGGTGAACTTGACAGTGGACTCAGAGGCGGGGGAGGACGCGGCTCTCGACGCGCTTTGCGGGATCGACATAGATGCACTTCCCTGGTTCGGGTCGGATGGAGATGGTCCATGTCTTCTTCCTTTGCGGGCCCAGAGAAGCTCGTATCTGCCTTTGTGGAATAACCAGGATTACAACGGTGAGATGTGGAGAGACGGTCCCCCCGGCTCCGCCTCAAACACAGATTCCGACACAGAGGAAGATATGGAAG ATCTGCACCCCACAGTCACCATACAGAAGATCAGACGGAGCTTTCGCAGTCGCTCCCGGGTCGCCAAAGGGGTCCTATTGGTTCGGATCCTTCGCAAATCTCGGCTGGTTTATTACGGCAAGTCGGAACGTAACTGTGAATGCGCCTATAAG ACCGTATTGGAGGTGGCAGACCGAACTGGTTTGGCCAGCGTAGTTCTGTGGAACACGCTGTGCATAGAGTGGTACCGCAGTCTTCATCCAGGACAGCTCCTTCGGCTTTCCCAGTACCGAGTAAAGGAGAGCTACCTCAGTAGGATGGGAGAGAGTCAGGAGGCGGACATAG AAATCAGTGTGAATTCCAGGAATCCTACAGCGCACATCTCTGTTATTCCACAAACTGAGGACTTTCCACAGCTGCTCCTGCCTGATATCTCGTACTCGTTCTACTGCGG GATAGACCTTCTGAACTGTTCCACTGGTGCCACCTGTGATGTCATCGGCCTGGTAGTGTTCGTTGGACGTCCAGAACGTATCAAGAGCAAGG AAAGTCAGGGAGCAGAATTATGGGAATATCGCTGGCTACAGTTGGAGGATGGGACCACAGACTTTCCGATCGTGATTCAGCTGTTCTCCACATCACAGCCGGAAATACACTGCAGAATACACCCAA TGTCCATAGTGGTCTGTACAAACATGCAGCTGGTGAAAACCGCTCCTGACAGACTGTCGTCTTTCCAGTACCTGACCAGCACGACTTTCACCCAGGTGTACTGCACAG GTTCAGGTCACCACTCTGCCATGCCCTACAGAAGACTCCGCCCAGTCCGGCGTTTCATCCAATGGGCACAGACGGTGGACGAGAGCCGATTGCTGGGCAGAGTGGTTGTGGGTGGGTTCTTCACCTATCCACCCCTCCCAGTGTCACTGGAGCAGTTCCTGAAGAGCAAAAAGG GCGAGCCGGCCCTCGTCAGCGGGGCGGAGCTGAGGAGGGAGGCGGAGAGGCTGCAGTACAGAGAGATGCGCAGGTTCGCCGTCCAGGCCACGATCACCGCGGTGTCACACAGCGGCACAGGAGGG TTGGACCACAGCGGAGCCGTTCCTGACCCGGCGACCCAGTGGATTCCCGTCATTCCGGGTTGTTCGGGCACATACCCCGAGCCCAATTCCCTGCAAACCTCCGTCAAGCTCAGTCCCAGATCTCCCAGACTGCGGGCGAG GTCTGGATCGGTTCAGAACGGGTCAGCGGCAAAGACGAAGCTGTTTGGAAGCATGGAGCCACCCAGGAAGag GTTGGCCCTGCCTCTCCGCCCCACAGAAGAATCGAACACAGAGGAGGAGGCAGACATAG ACTTCACCTTGTGGGATGCTTCTATGGAGTTCCTGGAGAAGGAGGATGATGAGGAGGATGAGGCAGATGAAGAGCAGGCTGGCTCCGTAGGGATCGTCCATCCTGACCCCGTGGGCCTCCACACTTCCCAGTGCCCCACGCTGGGTGTGGCTCTTGCCCCCAGGGAGACCGTGCCGAGGCAGTTTCACCCCCAGAGGAGGGAGGTCCAGATGGCAGCGGCCGGCCTCCAGCCAGGCCGGCTGCAGGACACCCTCCCGTGCGGCAAGCTGGACACGTTTGCGCCAAGCGCTTTCTACAGCGGACACTACACGCTGGCCCTCAGAG CTCTCACCGACAGCGTCTCGGTGAACGCCCTGTTTCTCCCTGCCTCCCCTGGGAACCTGCACTGGTGCCCCTACCCCCAGCCCCACAGCAACAGCTGGGAGGACATCCTGTCACATGGAGGCTTTTCTccatcctcccccccaccagcaccct CTGATCTGGTCGCCACGGCAACTGAACTGACCAGTAAGAGGCTGCTGTGTGTACTGGAGGTATGTCAGCTGGGCAGGGCCAGGCTGGAGGTGGTGCTGACCCGGGCATTTGCA GCTGAATACATCATGGGCTTTGGTTCCTGTTGGCCCCTAGGGCACAGAACCTGA
- the LOC111836326 gene encoding RPA-related protein RADX isoform X2: MLRDVFVVAKMAAAVSSRPGCFFQRTLSSLGNAPSHSEFTRMCREPLYLISIDRYIKDLTFGIHFPQAVNSSENLYDATVSDGDCKLRVTIHPSLNSLVESNTLRCGCQLRNVTFSVGGERKSQRGGCHTYGVVNLTVDSEAGEDAALDALCGIDIDALPWFGSDGDGPCLLPLRAQRSSYLPLWNNQDYNGEMWRDGPPGSASNTDSDTEEDMEDLHPTVTIQKIRRSFRSRSRVAKGVLLVRILRKSRLVYYGKSERNCECAYKTVLEVADRTGLASVVLWNTLCIEWYRSLHPGQLLRLSQYRVKESYLSRMGESQEADIEISVNSRNPTAHISVIPQTEDFPQLLLPDISYSFYCGIDLLNCSTGATCDVIGLVVFVGRPERIKSKESQGAELWEYRWLQLEDGTTDFPIVIQLFSTSQPEIHCRIHPMSIVVCTNMQLVKTAPDRLSSFQYLTSTTFTQVYCTGSGHHSAMPYRRLRPVRRFIQWAQTVDESRLLGRVVVGGFFTYPPLPVSLEQFLKSKKGEPALVSGAELRREAERLQYREMRRFAVQATITAVSHSGTGGTTSLLAVSDSAASPSVCSQLDHSGAVPDPATQWIPVIPGCSGTYPEPNSLQTSVKLSPRSPRLRARSGSVQNGSAAKTKLFGSMEPPRKRLALPLRPTEESNTEEEADIDFTLWDASMEFLEKEDDEEDEADEEQAGSVGIVHPDPVGLHTSQCPTLGVALAPRETVPRQFHPQRREVQMAAAGLQPGRLQDTLPCGKLDTFAPSAFYSGHYTLALRALTDSVSVNALFLPASPGNLHWCPYPQPHSNSWEDILSHGGFSPSSPPPAPSDLVATATELTSKRLLCVLEVCQLGRARLEVVLTRAFATCGSGR, encoded by the exons ATGCTGCGTGATGTTTTCGTTGTGGCCAAGATGGCCGCTGCAGTTTCAAGTCGTCCTGGTTGTTTCTTTCAACGGACGTTATCTTCGCTGGGCAATGCCCCCTCTCATTCAGAATTCACCAGGATGTGCAGAGAGCCACTGTATCTAATATCTATTGACCGATACATTAAAGACTTGACTTTTGGAATACATTTCCCACAAGCCGTTAACTCCTCGGAGAACCTGTACGATGCCACGGTGAGCGACGGCGACTGCAAACTGCGGGTCACCATTCATCCGAGTCTCAACTCACTAGTGGAAAGTAACACGCTGCGATGCGGCTGCCAGCTGCGAAATGTGACCTTTTCTGTTGGCGGGGAGAGAAAGAGTCAAAGGGGCGGCTGTCACACTTACGGGGTGGTGAACTTGACAGTGGACTCAGAGGCGGGGGAGGACGCGGCTCTCGACGCGCTTTGCGGGATCGACATAGATGCACTTCCCTGGTTCGGGTCGGATGGAGATGGTCCATGTCTTCTTCCTTTGCGGGCCCAGAGAAGCTCGTATCTGCCTTTGTGGAATAACCAGGATTACAACGGTGAGATGTGGAGAGACGGTCCCCCCGGCTCCGCCTCAAACACAGATTCCGACACAGAGGAAGATATGGAAG ATCTGCACCCCACAGTCACCATACAGAAGATCAGACGGAGCTTTCGCAGTCGCTCCCGGGTCGCCAAAGGGGTCCTATTGGTTCGGATCCTTCGCAAATCTCGGCTGGTTTATTACGGCAAGTCGGAACGTAACTGTGAATGCGCCTATAAG ACCGTATTGGAGGTGGCAGACCGAACTGGTTTGGCCAGCGTAGTTCTGTGGAACACGCTGTGCATAGAGTGGTACCGCAGTCTTCATCCAGGACAGCTCCTTCGGCTTTCCCAGTACCGAGTAAAGGAGAGCTACCTCAGTAGGATGGGAGAGAGTCAGGAGGCGGACATAG AAATCAGTGTGAATTCCAGGAATCCTACAGCGCACATCTCTGTTATTCCACAAACTGAGGACTTTCCACAGCTGCTCCTGCCTGATATCTCGTACTCGTTCTACTGCGG GATAGACCTTCTGAACTGTTCCACTGGTGCCACCTGTGATGTCATCGGCCTGGTAGTGTTCGTTGGACGTCCAGAACGTATCAAGAGCAAGG AAAGTCAGGGAGCAGAATTATGGGAATATCGCTGGCTACAGTTGGAGGATGGGACCACAGACTTTCCGATCGTGATTCAGCTGTTCTCCACATCACAGCCGGAAATACACTGCAGAATACACCCAA TGTCCATAGTGGTCTGTACAAACATGCAGCTGGTGAAAACCGCTCCTGACAGACTGTCGTCTTTCCAGTACCTGACCAGCACGACTTTCACCCAGGTGTACTGCACAG GTTCAGGTCACCACTCTGCCATGCCCTACAGAAGACTCCGCCCAGTCCGGCGTTTCATCCAATGGGCACAGACGGTGGACGAGAGCCGATTGCTGGGCAGAGTGGTTGTGGGTGGGTTCTTCACCTATCCACCCCTCCCAGTGTCACTGGAGCAGTTCCTGAAGAGCAAAAAGG GCGAGCCGGCCCTCGTCAGCGGGGCGGAGCTGAGGAGGGAGGCGGAGAGGCTGCAGTACAGAGAGATGCGCAGGTTCGCCGTCCAGGCCACGATCACCGCGGTGTCACACAGCGGCACAGGAGGG ACGACCAGCCTGCTTGCTGTCTCTGACTCTGCCGCATCCCCTTCTGTGTGCTCCCAGTTGGACCACAGCGGAGCCGTTCCTGACCCGGCGACCCAGTGGATTCCCGTCATTCCGGGTTGTTCGGGCACATACCCCGAGCCCAATTCCCTGCAAACCTCCGTCAAGCTCAGTCCCAGATCTCCCAGACTGCGGGCGAG GTCTGGATCGGTTCAGAACGGGTCAGCGGCAAAGACGAAGCTGTTTGGAAGCATGGAGCCACCCAGGAAGag GTTGGCCCTGCCTCTCCGCCCCACAGAAGAATCGAACACAGAGGAGGAGGCAGACATAG ACTTCACCTTGTGGGATGCTTCTATGGAGTTCCTGGAGAAGGAGGATGATGAGGAGGATGAGGCAGATGAAGAGCAGGCTGGCTCCGTAGGGATCGTCCATCCTGACCCCGTGGGCCTCCACACTTCCCAGTGCCCCACGCTGGGTGTGGCTCTTGCCCCCAGGGAGACCGTGCCGAGGCAGTTTCACCCCCAGAGGAGGGAGGTCCAGATGGCAGCGGCCGGCCTCCAGCCAGGCCGGCTGCAGGACACCCTCCCGTGCGGCAAGCTGGACACGTTTGCGCCAAGCGCTTTCTACAGCGGACACTACACGCTGGCCCTCAGAG CTCTCACCGACAGCGTCTCGGTGAACGCCCTGTTTCTCCCTGCCTCCCCTGGGAACCTGCACTGGTGCCCCTACCCCCAGCCCCACAGCAACAGCTGGGAGGACATCCTGTCACATGGAGGCTTTTCTccatcctcccccccaccagcaccct CTGATCTGGTCGCCACGGCAACTGAACTGACCAGTAAGAGGCTGCTGTGTGTACTGGAGGTATGTCAGCTGGGCAGGGCCAGGCTGGAGGTGGTGCTGACCCGGGCATTTGCA ACCTGTGGATCTGGACGTTAG
- the LOC111836326 gene encoding RPA-related protein RADX isoform X1 gives MLRDVFVVAKMAAAVSSRPGCFFQRTLSSLGNAPSHSEFTRMCREPLYLISIDRYIKDLTFGIHFPQAVNSSENLYDATVSDGDCKLRVTIHPSLNSLVESNTLRCGCQLRNVTFSVGGERKSQRGGCHTYGVVNLTVDSEAGEDAALDALCGIDIDALPWFGSDGDGPCLLPLRAQRSSYLPLWNNQDYNGEMWRDGPPGSASNTDSDTEEDMEDLHPTVTIQKIRRSFRSRSRVAKGVLLVRILRKSRLVYYGKSERNCECAYKTVLEVADRTGLASVVLWNTLCIEWYRSLHPGQLLRLSQYRVKESYLSRMGESQEADIEISVNSRNPTAHISVIPQTEDFPQLLLPDISYSFYCGIDLLNCSTGATCDVIGLVVFVGRPERIKSKESQGAELWEYRWLQLEDGTTDFPIVIQLFSTSQPEIHCRIHPMSIVVCTNMQLVKTAPDRLSSFQYLTSTTFTQVYCTGSGHHSAMPYRRLRPVRRFIQWAQTVDESRLLGRVVVGGFFTYPPLPVSLEQFLKSKKGEPALVSGAELRREAERLQYREMRRFAVQATITAVSHSGTGGTTSLLAVSDSAASPSVCSQLDHSGAVPDPATQWIPVIPGCSGTYPEPNSLQTSVKLSPRSPRLRARSGSVQNGSAAKTKLFGSMEPPRKRLALPLRPTEESNTEEEADIDFTLWDASMEFLEKEDDEEDEADEEQAGSVGIVHPDPVGLHTSQCPTLGVALAPRETVPRQFHPQRREVQMAAAGLQPGRLQDTLPCGKLDTFAPSAFYSGHYTLALRALTDSVSVNALFLPASPGNLHWCPYPQPHSNSWEDILSHGGFSPSSPPPAPSDLVATATELTSKRLLCVLEVCQLGRARLEVVLTRAFAAEYIMGFGSCWPLGHRT, from the exons ATGCTGCGTGATGTTTTCGTTGTGGCCAAGATGGCCGCTGCAGTTTCAAGTCGTCCTGGTTGTTTCTTTCAACGGACGTTATCTTCGCTGGGCAATGCCCCCTCTCATTCAGAATTCACCAGGATGTGCAGAGAGCCACTGTATCTAATATCTATTGACCGATACATTAAAGACTTGACTTTTGGAATACATTTCCCACAAGCCGTTAACTCCTCGGAGAACCTGTACGATGCCACGGTGAGCGACGGCGACTGCAAACTGCGGGTCACCATTCATCCGAGTCTCAACTCACTAGTGGAAAGTAACACGCTGCGATGCGGCTGCCAGCTGCGAAATGTGACCTTTTCTGTTGGCGGGGAGAGAAAGAGTCAAAGGGGCGGCTGTCACACTTACGGGGTGGTGAACTTGACAGTGGACTCAGAGGCGGGGGAGGACGCGGCTCTCGACGCGCTTTGCGGGATCGACATAGATGCACTTCCCTGGTTCGGGTCGGATGGAGATGGTCCATGTCTTCTTCCTTTGCGGGCCCAGAGAAGCTCGTATCTGCCTTTGTGGAATAACCAGGATTACAACGGTGAGATGTGGAGAGACGGTCCCCCCGGCTCCGCCTCAAACACAGATTCCGACACAGAGGAAGATATGGAAG ATCTGCACCCCACAGTCACCATACAGAAGATCAGACGGAGCTTTCGCAGTCGCTCCCGGGTCGCCAAAGGGGTCCTATTGGTTCGGATCCTTCGCAAATCTCGGCTGGTTTATTACGGCAAGTCGGAACGTAACTGTGAATGCGCCTATAAG ACCGTATTGGAGGTGGCAGACCGAACTGGTTTGGCCAGCGTAGTTCTGTGGAACACGCTGTGCATAGAGTGGTACCGCAGTCTTCATCCAGGACAGCTCCTTCGGCTTTCCCAGTACCGAGTAAAGGAGAGCTACCTCAGTAGGATGGGAGAGAGTCAGGAGGCGGACATAG AAATCAGTGTGAATTCCAGGAATCCTACAGCGCACATCTCTGTTATTCCACAAACTGAGGACTTTCCACAGCTGCTCCTGCCTGATATCTCGTACTCGTTCTACTGCGG GATAGACCTTCTGAACTGTTCCACTGGTGCCACCTGTGATGTCATCGGCCTGGTAGTGTTCGTTGGACGTCCAGAACGTATCAAGAGCAAGG AAAGTCAGGGAGCAGAATTATGGGAATATCGCTGGCTACAGTTGGAGGATGGGACCACAGACTTTCCGATCGTGATTCAGCTGTTCTCCACATCACAGCCGGAAATACACTGCAGAATACACCCAA TGTCCATAGTGGTCTGTACAAACATGCAGCTGGTGAAAACCGCTCCTGACAGACTGTCGTCTTTCCAGTACCTGACCAGCACGACTTTCACCCAGGTGTACTGCACAG GTTCAGGTCACCACTCTGCCATGCCCTACAGAAGACTCCGCCCAGTCCGGCGTTTCATCCAATGGGCACAGACGGTGGACGAGAGCCGATTGCTGGGCAGAGTGGTTGTGGGTGGGTTCTTCACCTATCCACCCCTCCCAGTGTCACTGGAGCAGTTCCTGAAGAGCAAAAAGG GCGAGCCGGCCCTCGTCAGCGGGGCGGAGCTGAGGAGGGAGGCGGAGAGGCTGCAGTACAGAGAGATGCGCAGGTTCGCCGTCCAGGCCACGATCACCGCGGTGTCACACAGCGGCACAGGAGGG ACGACCAGCCTGCTTGCTGTCTCTGACTCTGCCGCATCCCCTTCTGTGTGCTCCCAGTTGGACCACAGCGGAGCCGTTCCTGACCCGGCGACCCAGTGGATTCCCGTCATTCCGGGTTGTTCGGGCACATACCCCGAGCCCAATTCCCTGCAAACCTCCGTCAAGCTCAGTCCCAGATCTCCCAGACTGCGGGCGAG GTCTGGATCGGTTCAGAACGGGTCAGCGGCAAAGACGAAGCTGTTTGGAAGCATGGAGCCACCCAGGAAGag GTTGGCCCTGCCTCTCCGCCCCACAGAAGAATCGAACACAGAGGAGGAGGCAGACATAG ACTTCACCTTGTGGGATGCTTCTATGGAGTTCCTGGAGAAGGAGGATGATGAGGAGGATGAGGCAGATGAAGAGCAGGCTGGCTCCGTAGGGATCGTCCATCCTGACCCCGTGGGCCTCCACACTTCCCAGTGCCCCACGCTGGGTGTGGCTCTTGCCCCCAGGGAGACCGTGCCGAGGCAGTTTCACCCCCAGAGGAGGGAGGTCCAGATGGCAGCGGCCGGCCTCCAGCCAGGCCGGCTGCAGGACACCCTCCCGTGCGGCAAGCTGGACACGTTTGCGCCAAGCGCTTTCTACAGCGGACACTACACGCTGGCCCTCAGAG CTCTCACCGACAGCGTCTCGGTGAACGCCCTGTTTCTCCCTGCCTCCCCTGGGAACCTGCACTGGTGCCCCTACCCCCAGCCCCACAGCAACAGCTGGGAGGACATCCTGTCACATGGAGGCTTTTCTccatcctcccccccaccagcaccct CTGATCTGGTCGCCACGGCAACTGAACTGACCAGTAAGAGGCTGCTGTGTGTACTGGAGGTATGTCAGCTGGGCAGGGCCAGGCTGGAGGTGGTGCTGACCCGGGCATTTGCA GCTGAATACATCATGGGCTTTGGTTCCTGTTGGCCCCTAGGGCACAGAACCTGA
- the LOC111836328 gene encoding BTB/POZ domain-containing protein KCTD21-like has translation MLNLNNTDSNSLQDPVSLSVGGEVYTTTLDTLTRCRDSMLGAMFTGQIPLLRDRRGNFFIDRDGKVFRYILNYLRSNSLDLPDDFKEMALLKREADFFQIRPLLDEIRRYELGPHGAARRSAVLNADADCQVRILHFNLKRGPENYELRSCAVRVYTANVFCTSCAVIESLCARFSYRAQEKVLAPQPSQGKPNYLRMEWVPRPEDLPQDLYEKHRYQELTVVSSSRIPDASTSSGIPDTRTFMEEMLKIAMAEGFRLDSVFPDPSDILNSRSLRFIRY, from the coding sequence ATGCTCAATCTGAACAACACGGACAGTAATTCACTTCAGGACCCAGTGTCCCTCAGTGTTGGAGGCGAGGTGTACACCACCACCCTGGACACGCTGACGCGCTGCAGGGACTCCATGCTGGGGGCCATGTTCACGGGTCAGATCCCTCTCCTGCGGGACCGGCGGGGCAACTTCTTCATCGACCGAGACGGCAAGGTGTTCCGCTACATACTGAACTACCTGCGGTCCAACAGCTTGGACCTGCCCGATGACTTTAAGGAGATGGCGCTGCTCAAGCGAGAAGCGGACTTCTTCCAAATCCGGCCCCTGCTGGACGAAATTCGGCGTTACGAGCTGGGTCCTCACGGGGCCGCGCGCCGCAGCGCTGTGCTGAACGCGGACGCGGACTGTCAGGTGCGCATCCTGCACTTCAACCTGAAGCGCGGCCCCGAGAACTACGAGCTGCGCTCCTGCGCCGTGCGCGTTTACACCGCCAACGTCTTCTGTACCTCCTGTGCCGTCATAGAGTCCCTCTGCGCCCGCTTTTCCTACCGGGCACAGGAAAAGGTCCTGGCGCCGCAGCCCAGCCAAGGAAAGCCGAATTACCTGCGCATGGAGTGGGTGCCCCGACCCGAAGATCTGCCCCAGGACCTGTACGAGAAGCACCGCTATCAAGAGCTGACAGTCGTCTCCTCGTCCAGGATCCCCGACGCGTCGACGAGTTCGGGGATCCCCGACACTCGCACCTTTATGGAAGAGATGCTTAAAATCGCCATGGCTGAGGGCTTTCGCCTAGACTCGGTTTTCCCGGACCCTTCCGACATTCTTAATAGTCGCTCCCTGCGCTTTATTCGGTACTGA
- the asgr1a gene encoding asialoglycoprotein receptor 1: MKEPETRNNEYRDDFECMDTNEDRVFWKKDPAPPTTSAWRAGRAPSQLCAVLSVSILLLLSLIIALSVSNAKVDRRFTVLEDTVANISTLLTSVTTKLHMGKDTDENFHTDISKLKVSMETVENQLTSVIKSLKAIDELEPLKTQVSELKCSIDKMTKNVSTAGCCPVDWTFYSTACYYFSRQAMSWDSAKEYCTSKHSSLVMLRDDAEWTFVSRRTMPQYYWIGLTDERTGTWEWVDGTPYVMDRRRWKPNQPDNWRHHGLGGGEDCAHLHDDGRLNDDHCSRLYRFVCKAIVSEAPE; this comes from the exons ATGAAGGAGCCAGAGACGAGGAATAATGAATATCGAGATGATTTTGAATGTATGGACActaatgaggacagagtcttcTGGAAAAAAG ATCCCGCACCTCCGACGACCTCAGCGTGGCGTGCAGGCAGGGCACCGTCACAGCTGTGCGCGGTCCTGTCCGTGTCTATACTGCTGCTGCTGAGTCTCATTATCGCCCTGTCCGTCAGCA ATGCCAAGGTGGACAGAAGGTTCACAGTCCTGGAGGACACCGTGGCCAACATCAGCACGTTGCTGACGTCCGTCACCACCAAGCTGCACATGGGAAAGGACACTG ATGAGAACTTCCACACAGATATCAGCAAGCTAAAAGTCTCAATGGAAACCGTTGAAAACCAGCTGACTTCTG TCATCAAGTCCCTGAAGGCAATTGATGAACTAGAACCTTTGAAGACCCAAGTTTCAGAGCTGAAATGCAGCATTGACAAAATGACCAAAAACG TCAGCACAGCAGGCTGCTGTCCAGTCGACTGGACGTTCTACTCCACCGCCTGTTACTATTTCTCCAGGCAGGCCATGTCCTGGGACTCGGCAAAAGAATACTGCACCAGCAAGCATTCCTCCCTGGTGATGCTGAGAGACGACGCAGAGTGG ACCTTCGTGAGCAGGAGAACCATGCCGCAATATTACTGGATCGGCCTGACAGATGAGCGGACCGGGACCTGGGAGTGGGTGGACGGGACGCCGTACGTCATGGACAGAAG GCGCTGGAAACCGAACCAGCCGGATAACTGGAGACATCACGGCTTGGGAGGAGGCGAGGACTGCGCGCACCTGCACGACGACGGCAGGCTCAACGACGACCACTGCAGCCGGCTGTACCGCTTCGTCTGCAAAGCCATAGTGTCCGAAGCGCCCGAGTGA